A part of Thermotoga petrophila RKU-1 genomic DNA contains:
- a CDS encoding FtsW/RodA/SpoVE family cell cycle protein produces the protein MVVLVSILMLFGLATLRSATYGENEQLFTRQIVWDVAGFSLMFLILFIKDRTIRNFSIILYVFSVVLLAVLLVKGTPIGGSKRWFRIMGFSFQPSDFAKLSLIVLLPYLLEKKWFWRSLFLTVVPAVLIFLEPDLGTTLSVGLIWLFAVLASNVNKKPLVILLILAIVFLPVFFFFGLKDYQRARILSFLNPEKYGESYSYNVLQSIHAIGAGGLFGAGYMKGKANLMGYVPVSYTDFIVSVIGEEFGFIGIVFLLSLFGFLFFEVSRWILNVKDEYWEMLMVSACGLIWFHVFENVSMNLGLLPVTGVPLPFISYGGTSTLMFSILVGLILKGIALARVEKKF, from the coding sequence ATTGTTGTTCTTGTGTCCATCTTGATGTTGTTTGGACTTGCAACTTTGAGAAGCGCAACTTACGGAGAAAACGAACAGCTTTTCACGAGGCAGATTGTGTGGGATGTAGCCGGTTTCTCGTTGATGTTTCTGATTTTGTTCATCAAAGACAGAACGATTAGAAATTTTTCGATCATTCTCTACGTTTTCTCTGTTGTTTTACTGGCAGTCCTTCTTGTGAAAGGAACACCCATCGGTGGTTCAAAGAGATGGTTCAGAATCATGGGATTCAGTTTCCAGCCTTCAGATTTTGCAAAGCTTTCTCTCATCGTTCTGCTCCCTTACCTTCTGGAGAAGAAGTGGTTCTGGAGAAGTCTTTTCCTCACGGTTGTCCCCGCTGTTCTCATATTTCTTGAACCTGATCTTGGCACCACGCTTTCTGTGGGATTGATCTGGTTGTTTGCGGTTCTGGCCTCGAATGTGAATAAGAAGCCCCTTGTGATCCTGTTGATACTGGCCATTGTGTTTCTTCCTGTTTTCTTTTTCTTTGGGCTGAAGGACTATCAGAGGGCAAGGATACTCTCTTTTCTCAACCCGGAAAAGTACGGTGAGAGTTACTCCTACAACGTTCTACAGTCGATTCACGCGATCGGAGCCGGTGGACTCTTTGGAGCAGGATACATGAAAGGAAAGGCGAACCTTATGGGGTACGTCCCTGTCTCGTACACTGATTTCATCGTATCGGTGATCGGTGAGGAATTCGGATTCATCGGAATAGTCTTTCTGCTTTCGCTTTTCGGTTTTCTGTTCTTCGAAGTTTCCAGGTGGATTCTTAACGTGAAAGACGAATACTGGGAAATGTTGATGGTTTCTGCGTGTGGACTGATATGGTTCCACGTCTTCGAAAACGTCTCGATGAACCTGGGACTCCTTCCAGTCACTGGTGTTCCTCTTCCATTCATCAGCTACGGTGGAACCTCTACACTCATGTTTTCCATTCTCGTCGGACTCATTCTCAAAGGGATTGCACTGGCAAGAGTGGAAAAGAAATTTTGA
- the era gene encoding GTPase Era, with protein sequence MKSGFVALAGKPNVGKSTFINVVMGRKVVIVSDKPQTTRNRINCIYTDRDSQIIFVDTPGIHKPLHRLGEYMVKAAVQALKGVDLILFMLDAADGFTKTDEHVAKIVSESGTKTIIAVNKIDVAGEEKAKAVGQLAKSMVENVVSVHYISALKGEGVFEVLEKIKEELPEGPQYYPEDMVTDRPLSFMAAEIIREKIFHLTRQEVPHSTAVVIEEIKDRPNGVLYIRANIYVERDSQKGILIGKNGSMIKKIGTLAREELEFLVGRKVYLDLNVKVKENWREKDFIILQEIGLKDDIK encoded by the coding sequence ATTAAATCGGGTTTTGTTGCTCTGGCAGGAAAACCGAATGTTGGGAAATCGACATTTATAAACGTTGTTATGGGAAGAAAAGTCGTGATCGTCTCAGACAAACCTCAAACTACCAGGAACAGGATAAACTGCATCTACACGGACAGAGATAGCCAGATCATATTTGTGGACACTCCCGGTATCCACAAACCTCTTCACAGACTTGGAGAATACATGGTGAAGGCTGCTGTTCAGGCTCTTAAAGGAGTGGATCTGATTCTCTTCATGCTGGACGCGGCGGATGGCTTTACGAAGACAGACGAACACGTTGCGAAGATTGTGAGCGAGTCTGGAACCAAAACTATCATCGCTGTGAACAAGATCGATGTGGCGGGTGAAGAGAAGGCGAAAGCGGTGGGACAACTCGCAAAAAGTATGGTGGAGAACGTTGTGTCTGTCCATTACATATCCGCTCTGAAAGGTGAGGGTGTCTTCGAAGTTCTGGAGAAAATAAAAGAAGAACTACCGGAAGGGCCACAGTATTACCCCGAGGACATGGTAACGGATCGTCCTCTCTCTTTCATGGCTGCTGAAATCATAAGGGAGAAGATCTTTCATCTCACACGACAGGAAGTGCCTCATTCCACGGCCGTGGTGATCGAGGAAATAAAGGATAGACCAAATGGTGTTCTCTATATACGAGCGAACATATACGTGGAGCGCGATTCTCAGAAAGGAATTCTCATAGGAAAGAACGGCAGCATGATAAAGAAAATTGGAACGCTCGCCCGTGAGGAACTGGAGTTTCTCGTGGGAAGAAAAGTGTATCTCGACCTGAACGTCAAGGTAAAAGAAAATTGGAGAGAAAAGGACTTCATCATACTACAGGAAATAGGATTGAAAGACGACATAAAATGA
- a CDS encoding hemolysin family protein, protein MEDPVSSALTLGLESLLLFVLIYLSNFFSSSETALTLMSKVKIKEFLEEKEENSEKASYIHLFNKYLTTILISNNLVNLFASSISTLIFLNLLRNMSEEFVAIVSTLFITTILLIFGEITPKVLARSDPERVFRRSIGVIRFLTRVLDPMGRLLVKIADGIISLRDGKKVSEDLFITEEDIVSIVQVGGEMGVIEEEEERIIKRAFEMKQIAVKEIMTPRVDIVAIEENQTVKDLIELVEDEGYSRIPVYKETIDNIVGICYAKDVLSILAAKDCEEVKAMKVKDIMREALYVPETMNIDELLKILKAKKIHIAIVVDEYGGTAGIVTLEDIIEELFGNIMDEYDYDEISGIRKIDERTFVVDGTTPINDIEMELRVQFPETEYETIAGYLLEHFKRIPNVGEEAVIGNLYFKILAVGKNRIEKVMIKILEGEEIDGGPGKVGENGSGSQEKGVR, encoded by the coding sequence GTGGAAGATCCTGTCAGTAGTGCTTTGACTCTTGGACTGGAGTCGCTGCTGCTGTTTGTCCTGATCTATCTGTCGAACTTTTTCTCTTCTTCGGAGACTGCTCTCACTCTCATGAGCAAGGTTAAGATCAAAGAGTTTCTGGAAGAAAAGGAGGAAAACTCTGAAAAGGCAAGTTACATACACCTGTTCAACAAGTATCTTACAACGATTCTCATAAGTAACAACCTCGTCAATCTCTTTGCATCCTCTATCTCCACTCTCATCTTCTTGAATCTACTCAGAAACATGAGTGAAGAGTTTGTGGCGATTGTATCCACACTCTTCATTACCACCATCCTTCTCATCTTTGGTGAAATCACACCAAAGGTCCTGGCACGATCAGATCCAGAACGCGTGTTCCGCAGATCGATAGGTGTTATCAGATTTCTTACCCGTGTACTGGATCCCATGGGAAGGTTACTTGTGAAAATAGCAGACGGTATCATCTCCCTGAGAGATGGAAAAAAGGTCTCTGAAGATCTGTTCATAACTGAGGAGGATATCGTTTCTATTGTTCAGGTCGGAGGAGAAATGGGTGTCATAGAGGAGGAAGAAGAAAGGATCATCAAGCGCGCTTTTGAAATGAAGCAGATAGCCGTGAAAGAAATCATGACACCGCGGGTCGACATAGTGGCGATAGAGGAGAACCAGACAGTGAAAGACCTCATCGAACTGGTTGAAGACGAAGGGTACTCCAGAATACCCGTTTATAAAGAAACCATAGACAACATCGTGGGTATCTGCTACGCTAAGGACGTGCTTTCGATTCTGGCTGCAAAAGATTGTGAAGAAGTAAAAGCTATGAAAGTGAAAGATATCATGAGAGAAGCCCTGTACGTTCCTGAGACGATGAATATAGACGAACTTCTTAAAATCCTCAAAGCCAAGAAGATTCATATAGCGATCGTTGTGGATGAGTACGGGGGCACAGCCGGTATCGTAACACTGGAAGACATCATCGAAGAACTCTTTGGAAACATAATGGACGAGTACGACTACGATGAGATCTCCGGTATAAGAAAGATCGATGAAAGGACTTTTGTGGTAGATGGGACCACACCGATAAACGACATCGAAATGGAGTTGCGTGTTCAATTTCCAGAGACAGAGTACGAAACGATAGCGGGATATCTGCTCGAGCACTTCAAAAGGATACCGAACGTTGGAGAAGAAGCGGTGATCGGAAATCTGTACTTCAAAATACTCGCTGTCGGAAAAAACAGAATAGAGAAAGTCATGATAAAGATACTTGAGGGGGAAGAGATCGATGGTGGACCCGGAAAAGTTGGTGAAAATGGCTCTGGAAGCCAGGAAAAAGGCGTACGCTAA
- a CDS encoding 23S rRNA (pseudouridine(1915)-N(3))-methyltransferase RlmH: MKVRIAVVGKLDGFIKEGIKHYEKFLRRFCKLEVLEIKRVHRGSIEEIVRKETEDLANRILLGSFVMVMDRRGEEVSSEEFADFLKDLEMKGKDITILIGGPHGLNEEIFAKAHRVFSLSKMTFTHGMTVLIVLEQIFRAFKIIHGENYHY; encoded by the coding sequence ATGAAAGTAAGAATAGCGGTGGTTGGGAAACTGGACGGTTTTATCAAAGAAGGTATAAAGCACTACGAAAAGTTCTTGAGACGATTTTGTAAGCTTGAAGTTCTCGAAATAAAGCGAGTTCACAGAGGAAGCATCGAAGAAATCGTCAGGAAGGAAACAGAGGATCTGGCAAACAGGATTCTCCTCGGAAGTTTTGTTATGGTCATGGATAGGAGAGGGGAGGAAGTTTCTTCAGAGGAGTTTGCCGACTTTCTCAAAGATCTGGAAATGAAGGGAAAGGATATAACGATCCTGATAGGTGGGCCCCATGGGTTGAATGAGGAGATCTTCGCGAAGGCCCACCGTGTTTTTTCATTATCGAAAATGACCTTTACACATGGTATGACCGTTCTGATAGTTCTGGAGCAGATATTCAGAGCGTTTAAAATAATCCATGGGGAAAACTATCACTATTGA
- the ftcD gene encoding glutamate formimidoyltransferase, producing the protein MKLIESVPNFSEGRRKEVVEKIVAEAKKYDRVWVLDWSMDADHNRSVVTLVGEPENLINALFDMTKKAAELIDLRNHTGQHPRMGAADVIPLVPLYNTTMEECVEYSKILGRRIGEELGIPVYLYEKSATRPERQNLADIRRGEFEGFFEKIKDPLWKPDFGPDRVHPTAGVTAVGAREFLIAFNVNLGTWDVKIAEKIARAIRFSSGGLRYVKAIGVDLKGKGVVQVSINITDHKRTPLYRVFELIKMEAERYGVPVLGSEIVGLFPLESLLKTVSYYLRTDLNAKKVIESSLLEILVRESEK; encoded by the coding sequence TTGAAACTGATAGAATCGGTACCAAACTTCAGTGAAGGGAGAAGAAAGGAAGTAGTTGAAAAGATCGTCGCGGAAGCGAAAAAATACGACAGGGTATGGGTACTCGACTGGTCAATGGATGCGGACCACAACAGATCGGTGGTAACGCTCGTGGGAGAACCGGAGAACCTCATAAACGCTCTCTTCGATATGACGAAAAAGGCGGCCGAACTCATCGATTTGAGAAATCACACAGGCCAGCATCCCAGAATGGGTGCAGCGGACGTCATACCACTTGTGCCCCTCTACAACACGACCATGGAAGAGTGTGTGGAGTATTCGAAAATACTCGGACGCAGGATAGGAGAGGAACTGGGTATTCCCGTGTATCTTTATGAAAAATCTGCCACACGACCTGAAAGACAAAATCTTGCAGATATCAGAAGGGGAGAGTTCGAAGGCTTTTTCGAGAAAATAAAAGATCCCCTGTGGAAGCCCGACTTCGGCCCCGACCGCGTACATCCCACAGCGGGTGTGACGGCGGTTGGTGCGCGTGAATTTCTCATAGCTTTCAACGTGAACCTTGGAACGTGGGATGTGAAGATAGCCGAAAAAATAGCCAGGGCAATCAGATTCTCCAGCGGAGGGCTCAGGTACGTCAAAGCGATAGGTGTTGATTTGAAAGGAAAGGGAGTTGTCCAGGTTTCTATCAACATAACAGATCACAAAAGAACACCTCTCTATCGAGTTTTTGAACTCATAAAGATGGAAGCCGAACGATACGGGGTACCGGTTCTGGGATCAGAGATAGTGGGACTTTTCCCGCTCGAATCTCTGTTGAAGACGGTTTCTTACTACCTGAGAACGGACCTCAACGCTAAAAAGGTCATAGAATCCAGTCTTCTGGAAATACTCGTTAGAGAGAGTGAGAAATGA
- a CDS encoding response regulator yields MTPTVMVVDESRITFLAVKNALEKDGFNVIWAKNEQEAFTLLRREKIDLVFVDVFEGEESLNLIRRIREEFPDTKVAVLSAYVDKDLIINSVRAGAIDYILKPFKLDYLLERVKKIISSAPRLTVSLKKNIEDLEITLKFEDIVRKEIKRSNRTGSRFCVMYVKFEDIMRDYETIKKFFRETDYILPISASEYLFVLTLTGKHGIEAVTKRMKEKLSERFSYTYVCYPDDGKTYEEIILTLKDRMSKPRGNES; encoded by the coding sequence GTGACTCCAACGGTTATGGTAGTGGATGAATCCAGAATCACCTTCCTTGCCGTCAAAAATGCCCTTGAAAAAGACGGTTTCAATGTGATTTGGGCAAAAAACGAGCAGGAAGCGTTCACGCTCCTTCGCCGCGAAAAGATCGATCTCGTGTTCGTAGATGTGTTCGAAGGTGAAGAGAGCCTGAATTTGATAAGAAGAATACGTGAAGAGTTTCCCGACACGAAGGTCGCGGTTCTGAGCGCCTACGTTGACAAAGATCTAATTATTAATTCGGTGAGAGCGGGTGCGATTGACTACATTCTCAAACCCTTCAAGCTCGATTATCTCTTGGAAAGAGTCAAAAAAATCATTTCTTCCGCACCCAGGCTCACCGTTTCTCTCAAGAAAAATATCGAGGATCTTGAGATCACCCTCAAGTTCGAAGATATCGTGAGAAAAGAAATAAAGCGTTCCAACAGGACAGGTTCTCGTTTCTGCGTCATGTACGTTAAGTTCGAAGATATCATGAGAGACTACGAGACTATCAAGAAATTCTTCAGGGAAACAGATTACATCCTACCCATCTCTGCCAGCGAATACCTGTTTGTACTGACACTGACGGGAAAACACGGAATAGAGGCCGTTACAAAGAGGATGAAAGAGAAACTTTCCGAACGTTTCAGCTACACGTACGTGTGTTACCCGGACGATGGTAAAACCTATGAGGAAATCATTTTAACTCTGAAAGATAGAATGTCCAAACCAAGGGGGAATGAGAGTTGA
- a CDS encoding COG1361 S-layer family protein codes for MRYFSKSPEEWQKRDEEREREFRNRKDRIRRRANFILVVNLVIVVFLVFFTKAFFSNKSEGVIGPFQLVIETKESYLPNDSLDVRVKVFNRERKKENLVLEDFVFSIKRGNDTVYEFHFPQRVEKEMEAFESVLVFDLLREEELSNLSGGNYTITVSVKLNGQRVVISKSVSVIEKWQVEVEDLKDFYFPYENVYFSVYLENISSKSRKIHVESISLIILKGNETVFERDIPIEKDFVINPMMVEQIHEVSFSVPKESGDYIVELKLKTKDGLIESSIPLFVTQEYQKDLKGLSLIIEGKKFVASGERYDFSVKLLNEEKKRKYIVLKNIMIVLTHKEPVFSYAYSEEYRMTIEGYSSREIFKTTSYDIIKLEDPGTYKLIVVIESEEDRLMKEMEIVVSE; via the coding sequence ATGAGGTATTTTTCTAAGAGCCCTGAAGAGTGGCAAAAAAGAGACGAAGAAAGAGAAAGAGAGTTCAGAAACAGAAAAGACAGAATTCGCCGCAGGGCGAATTTTATTCTTGTTGTGAATCTTGTGATAGTAGTTTTCCTGGTGTTTTTCACGAAAGCGTTTTTTTCCAACAAATCGGAAGGTGTGATTGGGCCCTTCCAGCTGGTGATAGAGACAAAAGAGTCCTACCTTCCAAACGATTCCCTCGATGTGCGGGTGAAAGTGTTCAACAGAGAGAGAAAAAAAGAGAATCTTGTGCTGGAAGACTTCGTATTTTCCATCAAAAGAGGAAATGACACAGTGTACGAATTTCACTTTCCGCAGCGTGTGGAAAAAGAGATGGAAGCTTTTGAAAGTGTCCTGGTTTTTGATCTTTTGAGGGAGGAAGAGCTGTCAAATCTATCTGGGGGAAATTACACGATCACAGTCTCTGTCAAGTTGAATGGCCAGAGGGTGGTTATCAGTAAGAGTGTTTCGGTGATTGAAAAGTGGCAAGTCGAAGTTGAAGACCTGAAAGATTTTTATTTCCCTTACGAAAACGTGTATTTTTCTGTCTATTTGGAAAACATAAGTTCGAAGAGTCGAAAAATTCACGTGGAGTCGATCAGCCTTATTATCCTTAAGGGGAACGAGACTGTCTTTGAAAGAGATATTCCAATAGAAAAAGACTTCGTGATAAATCCGATGATGGTCGAGCAGATCCACGAAGTGAGCTTTTCCGTCCCAAAAGAATCTGGAGATTACATCGTTGAATTGAAATTGAAGACAAAAGATGGTTTGATAGAAAGCTCGATACCTCTTTTCGTGACGCAGGAGTATCAAAAAGATTTGAAGGGACTCTCCCTTATCATCGAAGGGAAGAAGTTTGTAGCATCCGGTGAAAGATACGATTTCTCTGTGAAGCTTTTGAACGAAGAAAAGAAACGAAAGTACATAGTTTTGAAAAACATCATGATCGTTTTGACGCACAAGGAACCGGTGTTCTCGTATGCTTATTCTGAAGAATACAGGATGACGATCGAAGGATATTCCTCAAGAGAAATTTTTAAGACGACCAGTTACGATATCATAAAACTCGAGGATCCCGGGACTTACAAACTCATCGTTGTGATAGAAAGTGAAGAAGACAGGCTGATGAAGGAAATGGAGATAGTCGTTTCAGAGTGA
- a CDS encoding PEGA domain-containing protein, producing MRRYVFLLLILVSMVAFSFDAKSIIIVPERPYFTVDVWLNKPEGSVYEVGERMEIFVKSSRDAYILVYDINAQGKVTLIFPNKYESDNFVRANEIKKIPSKSTYSLRVSPPYGKEYIQVIASTRPIPIFNQLKELGTAQAFPTLSDNVEEYVQNKLKPYLTGEWVSDLTYFYVGRAPAFGTLIVDSTPPGMTVYIDGSYKGKTPVTVSVDEGTHYVTVYFENYTFYKEVYVGRDQTVKVIATLPLAQLSLSSSPSGASVYLNGVYQGKTPLTLNLSPGNYTVTFRKEGYREETRNITLSAGETRSVYVTLKPAQSSLKLRTDPSGVDVYINGRYVGTTDQNGLNLILDPGTYEIKLEKEGYETDRFTVNFGPGEEKEIFRKLEKRVVFSEVRIETDPSRATIYLNGYYHGETPITLYIQAGTYEITIVKPGYRTIVKTITFDDEEEYFKFIMNRIE from the coding sequence ATGAGGAGATATGTGTTTCTTCTTCTGATTCTTGTCTCGATGGTGGCTTTCTCTTTCGACGCAAAGAGCATCATCATAGTACCCGAGAGACCCTACTTCACGGTGGATGTGTGGCTCAACAAACCGGAAGGATCCGTCTATGAAGTGGGAGAGAGGATGGAGATCTTCGTCAAATCTTCCAGAGACGCGTACATACTCGTCTACGACATCAACGCACAGGGTAAGGTGACTCTCATTTTCCCGAACAAATACGAAAGCGACAATTTCGTCAGGGCAAATGAGATAAAAAAGATTCCTTCGAAATCCACCTACTCTCTCAGAGTTTCACCACCGTATGGAAAAGAGTACATTCAGGTGATCGCAAGCACCAGACCGATACCGATTTTCAACCAGCTGAAAGAACTCGGAACCGCTCAAGCCTTTCCAACGCTGTCTGACAACGTCGAAGAATACGTTCAAAATAAATTGAAACCCTATCTCACGGGTGAATGGGTCTCCGATCTCACTTATTTCTACGTGGGAAGAGCCCCCGCGTTCGGAACGCTGATCGTTGACTCGACACCTCCAGGAATGACTGTCTATATTGATGGTTCTTACAAAGGAAAGACACCGGTCACGGTATCAGTGGACGAAGGAACACACTACGTGACGGTGTATTTTGAAAACTACACGTTCTACAAGGAAGTCTATGTGGGAAGAGATCAGACGGTGAAGGTGATAGCCACTTTGCCTCTCGCTCAACTCTCTCTCAGTTCAAGCCCGAGTGGTGCGAGTGTCTACCTGAACGGAGTCTATCAAGGAAAGACTCCTCTGACGTTGAACCTCTCTCCTGGAAATTACACTGTCACGTTCAGAAAAGAAGGGTACCGCGAAGAGACCCGGAACATAACCCTCAGTGCGGGAGAAACTAGATCCGTGTACGTCACGCTGAAACCAGCACAATCTTCTTTGAAACTGAGAACGGATCCTTCTGGAGTCGACGTCTATATCAACGGAAGATACGTGGGAACGACTGATCAGAACGGTTTGAATCTCATTCTTGATCCTGGAACGTACGAGATAAAACTGGAAAAAGAAGGGTACGAAACAGATCGCTTCACGGTGAATTTCGGACCAGGAGAAGAAAAGGAGATTTTCAGAAAACTGGAGAAGAGAGTGGTCTTTTCAGAGGTTAGAATAGAGACCGATCCATCGAGAGCTACGATATACCTAAACGGGTACTACCACGGTGAAACACCCATCACTCTATACATCCAGGCAGGAACCTACGAGATCACGATCGTGAAACCCGGTTACAGAACGATCGTGAAAACCATCACTTTTGACGATGAAGAAGAATACTTCAAGTTCATCATGAACAGGATAGAGTGA
- the cdd gene encoding cytidine deaminase gives MVDPEKLVKMALEARKKAYAKYSGFRVGAALLAKSGKIYTGVNVENSSYGLTICAERVAVFKAVSEGEREFVAIAIASDSSDKTAPCGACRQVLYEFSDDLDVIMADRDGNFEVMKLKDLLPRGFKLGGDEH, from the coding sequence ATGGTGGACCCGGAAAAGTTGGTGAAAATGGCTCTGGAAGCCAGGAAAAAGGCGTACGCTAAGTACTCGGGTTTCAGAGTAGGTGCCGCTTTGCTCGCGAAGAGTGGAAAAATATACACGGGGGTGAATGTGGAGAATTCTTCTTATGGTCTTACGATCTGCGCTGAAAGAGTAGCCGTGTTCAAGGCTGTCTCTGAAGGAGAGAGGGAGTTCGTGGCAATAGCAATAGCATCGGATTCTTCAGATAAAACCGCTCCATGCGGTGCTTGCAGACAGGTTCTTTACGAATTTTCCGATGATCTGGACGTGATAATGGCGGATAGGGATGGGAATTTTGAAGTGATGAAATTGAAAGATCTCCTACCAAGAGGATTCAAGCTGGGAGGTGATGAGCATTAA